Proteins encoded within one genomic window of Bremerella alba:
- the panB gene encoding 3-methyl-2-oxobutanoate hydroxymethyltransferase: MSTPPRGKSRLTVPQFVSRKAEGKKLTVLTAYDYPMASLVDQAGIDAILVGDTLSMVVQGHDSTIPVTLDEMIYHAEMVTRAVTNALVIVDMPFPSNLLGVYEAIRNAGRILKETGAQAVKLEGGADQSEVISGLVNAGIPVMAHIGLRPQLVHQMGGYRVQRDRDRLIEDAKAAANAGAFSIVLECIPQDDAAEISQMLDIPTIGIGAGSACDGQVLVLNDMLGLTEGHVPKFVKQYANIRQTVTDAVRQYCEDVQSGEFPDQAHSFR, from the coding sequence ATGTCCACACCCCCGCGCGGCAAATCCCGGCTGACCGTTCCGCAGTTTGTAAGCCGTAAGGCGGAAGGGAAAAAGCTGACCGTATTGACCGCTTACGACTACCCTATGGCCAGCCTGGTCGACCAGGCCGGTATCGATGCGATCTTGGTAGGGGATACCTTGTCGATGGTGGTTCAAGGTCACGACTCAACCATTCCGGTCACGTTGGACGAGATGATTTACCACGCCGAGATGGTTACCCGTGCGGTCACCAATGCGCTGGTTATCGTCGATATGCCCTTTCCATCGAACCTTTTGGGCGTCTACGAAGCCATTCGCAACGCAGGCCGCATCCTTAAAGAGACCGGGGCACAAGCCGTCAAACTAGAAGGGGGCGCGGATCAGTCCGAAGTGATCTCAGGCCTGGTTAACGCTGGCATTCCGGTCATGGCGCACATCGGCCTGCGGCCCCAACTGGTCCATCAAATGGGCGGATACCGCGTTCAGCGCGATCGGGACCGGCTGATTGAAGATGCCAAGGCCGCCGCCAACGCCGGGGCCTTTAGTATTGTTTTGGAATGCATTCCTCAGGACGACGCCGCAGAAATTTCCCAGATGCTGGACATTCCGACCATCGGTATCGGCGCGGGCAGCGCGTGCGACGGGCAAGTCCTGGTGCTCAATGACATGCTCGGTTTGACGGAAGGGCACGTGCCCAAGTTCGTCAAACAGTACGCCAATATCCGCCAGACGGTTACCGATGCGGTTCGCCAATACTGCGAAGATGTTCAGTCTGGCGAATTCCCCGACCAAGCGCATTCGTTTCGCTAA
- a CDS encoding thioredoxin domain-containing protein, with the protein MPNRLAHETSPYLLQHANNPVDWYPWGSEALEKSKQEEKPIFLSIGYSACHWCHVMEHESFESQEIADYLNEHYVCIKVDREERPDLDQIYMNAVQLLTGHGGWPMSVFLTTELMPFYGGTYWPPTASRGMPGFDQVLRAVVDAWANRRDVALQQSRILTERLQKIGLGTAESSEIPPGRVGMAVRQMEESFDPQHGGFGSAPKFPHTMNVDLLMRHFVDTRNEKLLPMATTTLDKMAMGGIYDHLGGGFARYSVDAYWLVPHFEKMLYDNSLLISNYVDAYRLTKSANYARVAKESCDYILRDMTDEHGGFHSTEDADSEGEEGKFYVWTPKEVDQLLGDPLIAERFRQVYDITVAGNFEGHSIPRLKKSIAEYAQEFGTTEQELRDEMQRAREVLFNARCQRIRPGKDDKILASWNGLMIEALAKAGATFNESAYIDAAQKAATFVLEKMTDDAGRLLHTYRHGTAKLSAYLDDYTYLASAMFALYEATFEPRWLEHSQKLIDTAIEHFYDTESGGFFYTADDHEQLIARNKDFYDHSVPSGNGVAALVLAKLGKLLGNAKYLQLAQETMSAAADVLQKHPIAAGQLLVAYDYLHQPDSEVVIAAADRASCGDLIHAIHNQYQPNTLFVLAIEGEDLGTSLEPLVAGKTLLDGQPTVYVCENFQCNAPVSATEYLDTLS; encoded by the coding sequence ATGCCGAACCGTCTCGCTCACGAAACGAGTCCGTACCTCTTGCAGCACGCCAACAACCCGGTCGATTGGTATCCATGGGGAAGCGAAGCCCTCGAGAAGTCGAAGCAAGAAGAGAAACCGATCTTCCTGTCGATTGGATATTCGGCTTGTCATTGGTGTCATGTGATGGAGCACGAAAGCTTCGAGTCGCAAGAGATCGCCGACTACCTGAACGAGCACTATGTGTGCATCAAGGTCGACCGCGAAGAACGCCCTGATCTCGATCAAATTTACATGAACGCCGTGCAACTGCTCACCGGGCACGGCGGCTGGCCCATGTCAGTGTTTCTGACAACCGAGTTGATGCCGTTTTATGGCGGCACTTATTGGCCCCCCACTGCAAGCCGGGGTATGCCTGGCTTCGATCAAGTGCTGCGGGCCGTGGTCGATGCCTGGGCGAATCGTCGTGATGTCGCACTGCAACAATCACGGATCCTTACCGAGCGTCTGCAGAAGATCGGTCTTGGGACGGCAGAATCGAGTGAGATCCCCCCTGGTCGCGTTGGCATGGCGGTGCGTCAAATGGAAGAGTCGTTCGATCCCCAGCATGGCGGATTCGGTTCGGCACCCAAGTTTCCGCATACGATGAATGTCGACTTGCTCATGCGGCATTTCGTCGATACCCGCAACGAGAAGTTGCTGCCAATGGCAACCACGACGCTCGATAAAATGGCGATGGGTGGCATCTACGATCATCTCGGCGGCGGGTTTGCCCGTTACAGCGTCGATGCGTACTGGCTCGTTCCGCACTTCGAGAAAATGCTGTACGACAACTCGCTGCTGATCAGCAACTACGTCGATGCGTATCGCCTGACGAAAAGTGCCAACTATGCCCGCGTGGCGAAGGAGTCTTGCGACTACATCCTGCGTGACATGACCGACGAGCACGGTGGCTTTCACAGCACCGAAGACGCCGATAGCGAAGGAGAGGAAGGGAAGTTCTACGTCTGGACGCCCAAGGAAGTCGACCAGTTGTTGGGCGATCCGCTGATTGCCGAGCGTTTTCGTCAGGTGTACGACATCACCGTGGCCGGCAATTTCGAGGGGCACAGCATTCCGCGGCTGAAGAAATCGATTGCCGAGTATGCTCAGGAATTCGGGACCACCGAACAGGAGCTGCGCGACGAGATGCAACGGGCTCGAGAGGTCCTCTTCAATGCCCGCTGCCAGCGCATTCGTCCCGGCAAGGACGATAAAATTCTTGCGAGTTGGAATGGCCTAATGATCGAGGCGTTAGCCAAAGCCGGGGCAACGTTCAACGAAAGTGCTTACATCGATGCTGCTCAAAAAGCGGCGACGTTTGTCCTGGAGAAGATGACCGACGACGCTGGCCGATTGCTGCACACCTATCGCCACGGCACGGCCAAGCTGTCAGCTTACCTCGATGACTATACCTATTTGGCCTCGGCCATGTTCGCGTTGTACGAAGCGACGTTTGAACCGCGTTGGCTAGAGCACTCGCAGAAGTTGATCGACACGGCGATCGAGCATTTTTACGACACCGAGTCTGGCGGGTTCTTCTATACGGCCGACGATCACGAACAACTGATTGCCCGGAACAAGGACTTCTACGATCACAGCGTCCCCAGCGGCAATGGTGTCGCGGCGTTGGTTCTGGCGAAACTTGGAAAGCTGCTGGGCAACGCGAAGTATTTGCAGCTTGCGCAGGAAACGATGTCGGCGGCAGCCGATGTCCTGCAGAAACATCCGATCGCTGCAGGGCAGCTATTGGTCGCCTACGACTATCTGCATCAGCCTGATTCGGAAGTGGTGATTGCTGCCGCAGACCGAGCCTCGTGCGGCGACCTCATCCACGCGATTCACAACCAGTATCAGCCCAACACGTTGTTTGTGCTGGCGATCGAAGGGGAAGACCTGGGAACAAGCCTAGAGCCGCTGGTCGCGGGAAAAACTTTGCTCGATGGTCAGCCAACGGTCTACGTCTGCGAGAACTTCCAATGCAACGCCCCGGTGAGTGCCACCGAATACCTGGACACATTATCGTAG